Proteins encoded by one window of Sphaerodactylus townsendi isolate TG3544 linkage group LG04, MPM_Stown_v2.3, whole genome shotgun sequence:
- the GTF3A gene encoding transcription factor IIIA, with the protein MVRVSSMAGEDVESEQAAPATQCPAEKGEPHGARCYVPPQYICSFPDCDATFNRAGKLEEHLCKHTGERPFVCDYEGCDKKFTRSFHLRRHFLVHNNEKQFRCTIDGCNKKFTTKSNLNKHMGCKHSNRQYVCDFENCGKFFKKHQQLKIHQCQHTGERFFKCSHQGCGERFSMPHQLKRHEKTHEGYACKKDGCSFVGKTWSQLRKHMKTGHVEPVVCDVCAKTFTRKDYLKCHQKIHSSERDVFRCPREGCGRTYTTLFNLQSHIVSFHEEKRPFSCDHPGCGKVFAMKQSLVRHAVAHDPEKKKLNLTKQRPKRSLASRLAGYIPPKAQKRKEQAIKETLTIQSNVKNTLPAVETLCLG; encoded by the exons ATGGTCCGGGTGAGCAGCATGGCCGGGGAAGATGTGGAGAGCGAGCAGGCAGCCCCTGCGACCCAGTGCCCCGCGGAGAAAGGCGAGCCACATGGGGCTAGGTGTTACGTTCCTCCCCAGTACATCTGCTCCTTTCCGGACTGCGACGCCACGTTCAACAGGGCCGGGAAGCTGGAGGAGCACCTTTGCAAGCACACCGGGGAG CGACCCTTTGTTTGTGATTATGAAGGCTGCGACAAAAAATTCACACGAAGCTTTCACCTTAGGCGCCATTTTCTTGTACACAACAACGAAAAGCAATTTAG GTGCACAATTGATGGCTGCAATAAAAAATTTACAACAAAATCAAACTTGAATAAACACATGGGATGCAAGCATAGTAATCGCCAGTATGTG TGTGACTTTGAAAACTgtgggaagttttttaaaaaacatcagcaGTTAAAAATTCATCAGTGTCAACATACAGGAGAACGATTCTTCAA ATGTAGCCACCAAGGATGTGGAGAGCGCTTTTCTATGCCTCATCAGTTAAAACGCCATGAAAAGACCCATGAAG GCTATGCATGCAAAAAAGATGGCTGTTCATTTGTTGGGAAAACATGGTCACAACTCCGGAAACATATGAAAACTGGACACGTTG AACCTGTAGTCTGTGACGTGTGTGCCAAAACATTCACCCGTAAAGATTACCTCAAATGCCACCAAAAAATCCATTCCTCAGAGAGGGACGTGTTCAGATGTCCTAGAGAGGGCTGTGGAAGGACTTACACCACTCTGTTCAATCTTCAGAGCCATATTGTCTCTTTCCATGAGGAGAAAAGGCCCTTCTCATGTGACCACCCCGGGTGTGGAAAAGTTTTTGCGATGAAg CAAAGTCTGGTCAGGCACGCAGTTGCACATGACCCTGAGAAGAAGAAGCTGAACTTAACT AAACAGCGTCCCAAGCGGAGTCTGGCCTCTCGCCTCGCTGGCTACATCCCACCGAaagcacagaaaagaaaagaacaggcgATAAAGGAGACTTTGACCATACAGAGCAATGTGAAGAACACCCTGCCGGCTGTTGAGACGTTATGTCTAGGCTAG
- the MTIF3 gene encoding translation initiation factor IF-3, mitochondrial, whose translation MSALCLKKLMGQAIRNDGNFLTRCFATLWTQPVHATMIPHTWVELEQSKGGFLSVFTKQFCTYEDAEEKVNKKSNSNARKTIGSVGRKIPHRIIHLIDENGEDKGPVHRADVIRIMDERELKLVALKETADPPVFRLMSGQQIHEERLQLRDKQKASAKKGPVQQKELTFTTTIGQHDLDVKVKQIQQWIEKKHHVKVTVQEKKGDGSKMMQELFGQILETMPDKATYLSPPRVLKEGRSMCVYRHMSEKELHAYKRKEKEKRMQEDNEQKDKSMQEDNKMEATEPHLSKQ comes from the exons ATGTCTGCTTTGTGCCTAAAGAAACTAATGGGCCAGGCTATAAGAAATGATGGTAATTTCCTCACTAGATGTTTTGCCACTTTGTGGACACAACCAGTGCATGCCACAATGATCCCTCACACCTGGGTAGAACTGGAGCAGTCTAAAGGAGGATTTCTCTCTGTTTTTACAAAACAATTTTGTACATATGAAGATGCTGAAGAAAAGGTGAACAAGAAAAGCAACTCCAATGCCAGAAAAACCATTGGCAGTGTTGGCAGGAAAATCCCTCATCGAATTATTCACCTGATTGATGAAAATGGAGAGGATAAGGGACCAGTACACAGAGCAGACGTGATTCGTATCATGGATGAAAGGGAGTTGAAGCTTGTTGCGCTGAAGGAAACAGCAGACCCTCCAGTATTCAGACTAATGAGTGGTCAGCAGATTCACGAAGAGCGTCTCCAGCTTAGAGACAAGCAGAAAGCTAGTGCCAAAAAGG GACCTGTTCAGCAGAAGGAATTAACTTTTACCACAACCATTGGACAGCACGATTTAGATGTGAAGGTGAAACAAATTCAGCAGTGGATTGAAAAGAAGCATCATGTCAAGGTTACTGTGCAGGAAAAGAAAGGTGATGGATCAAAAATGATG CAAGAGCTCTTCGGGCAGATTTTGGAGACCATGCCGGACAAAGCTACTTACCTCTCCCCGCCACGTGTCCTTAAAGAAGGAAGAAGCATGTGCGTATATAGACATATGTCAGAGAAAGAACTCCATGCCTATAAGCGTAAGGAAAAAGAGAAACGTATGCAGGAGGACAATGAGCAAAAAGACAAAAGTATGCAGGAGGACAATAAAATGGAAGCTACTGAACCACATCTTTCAAAACAGTGA